In Papaver somniferum cultivar HN1 chromosome 1, ASM357369v1, whole genome shotgun sequence, a genomic segment contains:
- the LOC113287344 gene encoding activating signal cointegrator 1 complex subunit 2-like isoform X1 translates to MSSRSSRGGFNNKSQQKYVPKNQNSNSSSSSSNPPPLTTSLREIHTSTSSSSASTSNSRVKIGDNGKDWVAKQSGSAGGGNYVLYLPQDEAIASGLGAEHGASDPVESQRAVDLLNRELSRLLKSKPRDFWKEVASDTSLHEFLDSFLKFRNRWYDFQHHGAKGIVAGVIVGEFELSRRVFMVLYRISSNKDPGAVSSDSLSPKEHGALLQEKKLLDVPKLIDICAIYGHENEELTNLLVMNAVKAQPSLHENLTSVVSRFLHITYTTHQRCNSSLEARFSSGQSGGAEDIDCRLISDLSEVMDLLNDAVVSLDAFVNAYKPAALYFSCAAEVSDGNGELLSTLARLHDSLLPSLQKGLRHIFSSGTKETQDSISDKLPNLAIGLKMLSVRLVSLGWKLLESCYLSDELFEGSLPLPHLTKMFPAKVDDPGIRGDILVQTFKELNEEVSHHFWENKNSGTFLQNVDKYYKILSRLNDLRSLGWIFIDEEQFQYISLIAAPNFPPQTMNNRESVPITTGKSMHMDDDAAVTESKISQVKDLFPDYGKGFLAACLEVYNHDPEEVIQRILEGTLHEDLQSLDISLETMPTPKSSLSKSRNDKGKGILIEHTSKTSTNVVSQVQEQRPEVSLSSFGRFTRKSRVDSINSKPLDLRVDKDTAKAAILASQYEYEDEYDDSFDDLGLSFVEPGFEETETLRDRISSSIPEKSLGGDIERPGQSKSAGGAKWNTKKTPQFYVKDGKNYSYKVSGSVAVANSQEAALLTQTQKETIHGLGRGGNLPVGAVKVMNELNHHQQKQSEEGRNPPNTWGRGKRGGGANPHQQDSRGGDTRESGNLDNISMGRGGRGGGANQHQHGSRVSNSESSGSSENFSRGRGGKAGGGGGNHYQHQQGSRVSGPEESGNSENFGKGRGGGANHNQHQQGSRASRPEESGNSENVSGSRGRGRGGGSNHNQQQQDSEFEDSGENGNAEIRSSGRGRGGRRGGGRHNHYRKDQAMKKHFSGLGL, encoded by the exons ATGTCGTCTCGATCGAGTAGAGGGGGATTCAACAATAAATCTCAGCAAAAATATgtacccaaaaatcagaattcaaattcgagttcatcttcttccaaTCCACCTCCACTCACAACTTCTCTAAGAGAAATTCATACATCAACTTCTTCCTCTTCTGCTTCGACTTCAAATTCTAGGGTTAAAATTGGGGATAATGGAAAGGATTGGGTTGCTAAACAAAGTGGTAGTGCTGGTGGTGGTAATTATGTACTTTACTTGCCACAAGATGAAGCTATTGCTTCTGGATTAGGTGCTGAACATGGAGCTTCGGATCCTGTTGAGTCTCAAAGAGCTGTGGACCTTCTTAATAGAGAGTTGTCTAGGTTGCTTAAGtcaaaacctagagatttctGGAAAGAAG TTGCCAGCGATACTTCGTTGCATGAATTTCTGGACAGCTTTTTAAAGTTTAGGAATAGATGGTATGACTTTCAGCATCATGGAGCCAAGGGAATAGTGGCTGGAGTCATTGTTGGGGAGTTTGAGTTAAGCCGTCGTGTTTTCATGGTTTTGTACCGCAT ATCTTCCAACAAGGACCCTGGAGCCGTTTCCTCTGATAGCCTGAGCCCGAAAGAGCATGGAG CCCTTCTGCAGGAAAAAAAACTGCTTGACGTGCCAAAGTTAATAGATATCTGTGCCATATATGGACATGAAAATGAGGAGCTGACCAATTTATTG GTTATGAATGCTGTGAAAGCTCAGCCAAGTCTTCATGAAAATCTAACATCAGTTGTCTCTCGCTTCCTGCACATTACATACACTACGCATCAGCGCTGCAACTCATCACTAGAG GCTCGATTTTCCTCTGGACAGTCTGGAGGTGCTGAAGATATTGACTGTCGTCTCATTTCAGATTTGTCAGAG GTAATGGACCTCCTAAATGATGCAGTTGTATCACTTGATGCTTTTGTTAATGCATACAAACCTGCAGCATTGTACTTTTCTTGTGCCGCTGAAGTGAG TGATGGAAATGGGGAACTGCTCAGTACCCTGGCAAGATTGCATGATTCACTGTTACCATCTTTACAAAAAGGCCTTAGACATATTTTTTCATCTGGAACGAAGGAGACTCAAGACTCAATTAGTGACAAACTTCCAAATCTTGCCATTGGTTTGAAGATGCTGTCGGTCAGACTCGTTAGTTTGGGTTGGAAACTACTAGAGTCCTGTTACTTGAGTGATGAATTGTTTGAAGGGAGCCTTCCTCTTCCCCATCTCACAAAGATGTTTCCTGCTAAAGTTGATGATCCTGGAATCAGAGGGGACATATTGGTTCAAACATTCAAAGAACTTAATGAAGAAGTTTCGCACCATTTCTGGGAGAACAAGAACAGTGGGACATTTCTTCAGAATGTTGATAAGTATTACAAGATATTAAGCAGACTCAACGACCTCCGATCTCTAG GATGGATTTTCATTGATGAAGAACAGTTTCAGTATATATCTCTTATCGCGGCGCCTAATTTTCCACCCCAGACTATGAATAATAGGGAGTCTGTGCCAATTACTACGGGTAAAAGCATGCATATGGATGACGATGCTGCAGTTACAGAGTCCAAGATCAGTCAAGTAAAAGACCTTTTCCCTGATTATGGGAAAGGCTTTCTTGCTGCCTGTCTTGAAGTCTATAACCATGATCCAGAAGAGGTGATTCAGAGAATATTAGAAGGAACTCTTCATGAAGATCTACAATCCCTGGATATTTCATTGGAGACAATGCCAACCCCCAAGTCTTCTCTATCTAAGAGCAGGAATGACAAAGGCAAAGGAATTCTTATAGAACATACTAGCAAAACCTCTACAAATGTTGTCAGTCAAGTGCAGGAACAGCGCCCTGAAGTATCTTTATCTTCATTTGGGCGATTCACCAGAAAGTCCAGGGTTGATTCCATAAACTCCAAACCCCTGGATTTGAGAGTTGACAAAGACACTGCTAAGGCTGCAATTCTTGCTTCACAATACGAATATGAAGATGAGTACGATGACTCTTTCGATGATTTGGGTTTGAGTTTTGTAGAACCTGGGTTTGAAGAGACGGAGACTTTGAGAGATAGAATTAGCTCATCCATCCCAGAAAAATCTTTGGGAGGAGACATCGAAAGACCTGGCCAAAGTAAATCCGCTGGTGGTGCAAAATGGAATACCAAGAAGACCCCTCAATTCTATGTCAAAGATGGGAAGAACTACAGCTACAAAGTTTCAGGTTCAGTTGCAGTGGCAAATTCTCAGGAAGCTGCATTACTAACTCAAACCCAAAAAGAAACGATTCATGGGCTTGGACGTGGTGGTAACCTTCCAGTTGGGGCAGTAAAAGTGATGAACGAGTTAAATCACCACCAGCAGAAACAGTCGGAGGAAGGTAGAAATCCACCAAATACGTGGGGCAGGGGGAAAAGAGGAGGTGGTGCTAATCCCCATCAACAAGACTCCAGAGGTGGGGATACAAGAGAAAGCGGAAATCTAGATAACATCAGTATGGGGAGGGGAGGAAGAGGAGGTGGTGCTAATCAACATCAACACGGTTCTAGAGTAAGTAATTCCGAATCAAGTGGAAGTTCTGAAAACTTCAGTAGAGGGAGGGGAGGAaaagctggtggtggtggaggtaatCACTATCAGCATCAACAGGGATCTAGAGTAAGCGGTCCAGAAGAAAGCGGAAACTCGGAAAATTTCGGTAAGGGAAGAGGAGGTGGTGCTAATCACAATCAGCATCAACAAGGTTCTAGAGCAAGCCGTCCCGAAGAAAGTGGAAATTCAGAAAACGTAAGTGGGAGTaggggaagaggaagaggaggcgGTTCCAATCACAATCAGCAACAGCAGGACTCTGAATTTGAGGATTCAGGGGAAAATGGAAATGCAGAAATCCGTAGCAGTGGTAGAggtagaggaggaagaagaggagggggCAGGCACAATCACTACAGGAAGGATCAGGCGATGAAGAAGCACTTTTCTGGATTAGGTCTTTGA
- the LOC113287344 gene encoding activating signal cointegrator 1 complex subunit 2-like isoform X2, whose protein sequence is MEEKKLLDVPKLIDICAIYGHENEELTNLLVMNAVKAQPSLHENLTSVVSRFLHITYTTHQRCNSSLEARFSSGQSGGAEDIDCRLISDLSEVMDLLNDAVVSLDAFVNAYKPAALYFSCAAEVSDGNGELLSTLARLHDSLLPSLQKGLRHIFSSGTKETQDSISDKLPNLAIGLKMLSVRLVSLGWKLLESCYLSDELFEGSLPLPHLTKMFPAKVDDPGIRGDILVQTFKELNEEVSHHFWENKNSGTFLQNVDKYYKILSRLNDLRSLGWIFIDEEQFQYISLIAAPNFPPQTMNNRESVPITTGKSMHMDDDAAVTESKISQVKDLFPDYGKGFLAACLEVYNHDPEEVIQRILEGTLHEDLQSLDISLETMPTPKSSLSKSRNDKGKGILIEHTSKTSTNVVSQVQEQRPEVSLSSFGRFTRKSRVDSINSKPLDLRVDKDTAKAAILASQYEYEDEYDDSFDDLGLSFVEPGFEETETLRDRISSSIPEKSLGGDIERPGQSKSAGGAKWNTKKTPQFYVKDGKNYSYKVSGSVAVANSQEAALLTQTQKETIHGLGRGGNLPVGAVKVMNELNHHQQKQSEEGRNPPNTWGRGKRGGGANPHQQDSRGGDTRESGNLDNISMGRGGRGGGANQHQHGSRVSNSESSGSSENFSRGRGGKAGGGGGNHYQHQQGSRVSGPEESGNSENFGKGRGGGANHNQHQQGSRASRPEESGNSENVSGSRGRGRGGGSNHNQQQQDSEFEDSGENGNAEIRSSGRGRGGRRGGGRHNHYRKDQAMKKHFSGLGL, encoded by the exons ATGGAG GAAAAAAAACTGCTTGACGTGCCAAAGTTAATAGATATCTGTGCCATATATGGACATGAAAATGAGGAGCTGACCAATTTATTG GTTATGAATGCTGTGAAAGCTCAGCCAAGTCTTCATGAAAATCTAACATCAGTTGTCTCTCGCTTCCTGCACATTACATACACTACGCATCAGCGCTGCAACTCATCACTAGAG GCTCGATTTTCCTCTGGACAGTCTGGAGGTGCTGAAGATATTGACTGTCGTCTCATTTCAGATTTGTCAGAG GTAATGGACCTCCTAAATGATGCAGTTGTATCACTTGATGCTTTTGTTAATGCATACAAACCTGCAGCATTGTACTTTTCTTGTGCCGCTGAAGTGAG TGATGGAAATGGGGAACTGCTCAGTACCCTGGCAAGATTGCATGATTCACTGTTACCATCTTTACAAAAAGGCCTTAGACATATTTTTTCATCTGGAACGAAGGAGACTCAAGACTCAATTAGTGACAAACTTCCAAATCTTGCCATTGGTTTGAAGATGCTGTCGGTCAGACTCGTTAGTTTGGGTTGGAAACTACTAGAGTCCTGTTACTTGAGTGATGAATTGTTTGAAGGGAGCCTTCCTCTTCCCCATCTCACAAAGATGTTTCCTGCTAAAGTTGATGATCCTGGAATCAGAGGGGACATATTGGTTCAAACATTCAAAGAACTTAATGAAGAAGTTTCGCACCATTTCTGGGAGAACAAGAACAGTGGGACATTTCTTCAGAATGTTGATAAGTATTACAAGATATTAAGCAGACTCAACGACCTCCGATCTCTAG GATGGATTTTCATTGATGAAGAACAGTTTCAGTATATATCTCTTATCGCGGCGCCTAATTTTCCACCCCAGACTATGAATAATAGGGAGTCTGTGCCAATTACTACGGGTAAAAGCATGCATATGGATGACGATGCTGCAGTTACAGAGTCCAAGATCAGTCAAGTAAAAGACCTTTTCCCTGATTATGGGAAAGGCTTTCTTGCTGCCTGTCTTGAAGTCTATAACCATGATCCAGAAGAGGTGATTCAGAGAATATTAGAAGGAACTCTTCATGAAGATCTACAATCCCTGGATATTTCATTGGAGACAATGCCAACCCCCAAGTCTTCTCTATCTAAGAGCAGGAATGACAAAGGCAAAGGAATTCTTATAGAACATACTAGCAAAACCTCTACAAATGTTGTCAGTCAAGTGCAGGAACAGCGCCCTGAAGTATCTTTATCTTCATTTGGGCGATTCACCAGAAAGTCCAGGGTTGATTCCATAAACTCCAAACCCCTGGATTTGAGAGTTGACAAAGACACTGCTAAGGCTGCAATTCTTGCTTCACAATACGAATATGAAGATGAGTACGATGACTCTTTCGATGATTTGGGTTTGAGTTTTGTAGAACCTGGGTTTGAAGAGACGGAGACTTTGAGAGATAGAATTAGCTCATCCATCCCAGAAAAATCTTTGGGAGGAGACATCGAAAGACCTGGCCAAAGTAAATCCGCTGGTGGTGCAAAATGGAATACCAAGAAGACCCCTCAATTCTATGTCAAAGATGGGAAGAACTACAGCTACAAAGTTTCAGGTTCAGTTGCAGTGGCAAATTCTCAGGAAGCTGCATTACTAACTCAAACCCAAAAAGAAACGATTCATGGGCTTGGACGTGGTGGTAACCTTCCAGTTGGGGCAGTAAAAGTGATGAACGAGTTAAATCACCACCAGCAGAAACAGTCGGAGGAAGGTAGAAATCCACCAAATACGTGGGGCAGGGGGAAAAGAGGAGGTGGTGCTAATCCCCATCAACAAGACTCCAGAGGTGGGGATACAAGAGAAAGCGGAAATCTAGATAACATCAGTATGGGGAGGGGAGGAAGAGGAGGTGGTGCTAATCAACATCAACACGGTTCTAGAGTAAGTAATTCCGAATCAAGTGGAAGTTCTGAAAACTTCAGTAGAGGGAGGGGAGGAaaagctggtggtggtggaggtaatCACTATCAGCATCAACAGGGATCTAGAGTAAGCGGTCCAGAAGAAAGCGGAAACTCGGAAAATTTCGGTAAGGGAAGAGGAGGTGGTGCTAATCACAATCAGCATCAACAAGGTTCTAGAGCAAGCCGTCCCGAAGAAAGTGGAAATTCAGAAAACGTAAGTGGGAGTaggggaagaggaagaggaggcgGTTCCAATCACAATCAGCAACAGCAGGACTCTGAATTTGAGGATTCAGGGGAAAATGGAAATGCAGAAATCCGTAGCAGTGGTAGAggtagaggaggaagaagaggagggggCAGGCACAATCACTACAGGAAGGATCAGGCGATGAAGAAGCACTTTTCTGGATTAGGTCTTTGA